A genomic stretch from Caldicellulosiruptoraceae bacterium PP1 includes:
- the hemC gene encoding hydroxymethylbilane synthase, with protein sequence MKIRLATRKSALAQIQTNLIINKLRQRFDISCEKIFVQSYGDRNLDTFDKINMTGVFTKELENALLSSNADAAVHSFKDLPVNIDNRFDIVATPIRDDPRDVFLTYKDVNFYDLKEGSRIGTSSRRRIIQLNNIKKGIEFIPIRGNIHTRINKIKELNLDGIIISAAAIKRLDLWEYNLTYFDCEEVIPAAGQGIICVEILKYSEYRQILTEIDDNIVHQEADIEKDILKRLGGGCSSPIGVYCKINHNNIKIIAMIEKDGVIRKYSVNGQITDRDLLIDEII encoded by the coding sequence ATGAAGATTAGGCTTGCAACTAGAAAAAGTGCTTTAGCTCAAATTCAAACAAATTTAATAATAAACAAATTAAGGCAAAGATTTGATATTAGTTGTGAAAAGATATTTGTTCAATCATATGGTGATAGAAATCTTGATACATTTGATAAGATTAATATGACAGGAGTGTTTACAAAAGAACTTGAAAATGCTCTACTGTCTTCTAATGCAGATGCTGCTGTTCATAGTTTTAAAGATTTACCTGTAAATATTGATAATAGATTTGATATTGTTGCAACACCTATTCGAGATGATCCACGTGATGTTTTTCTAACATATAAAGATGTTAATTTTTATGATCTTAAAGAAGGATCAAGAATAGGTACATCAAGTAGAAGAAGAATCATTCAATTAAATAACATAAAAAAAGGTATTGAATTTATACCAATAAGAGGTAATATTCACACAAGAATAAATAAGATTAAAGAACTAAATCTTGATGGGATTATTATTTCAGCCGCTGCTATAAAAAGATTAGATTTATGGGAATATAATTTAACATATTTTGATTGTGAAGAAGTTATACCTGCAGCAGGACAGGGTATTATCTGTGTAGAAATTTTAAAATATAGCGAATATAGGCAAATATTAACAGAGATAGATGATAATATCGTACACCAAGAAGCTGATATTGAAAAGGATATATTAAAAAGGCTTGGTGGTGGTTGTTCATCTCCGATTGGTGTTTATTGCAAAATAAACCATAACAATATAAAAATAATAGCAATGATAGAAAAAGATGGTGTTATAAGAAAATACTCTGTTAATGGACAAATAACTGATAGAGATTTGTTAATAGATGAAATAATATAA
- a CDS encoding NAD(P)-dependent oxidoreductase, giving the protein MPKYFEKNIYLSKLSSISLISQKVKVCIIGGGKAGYLKAKGFVKRGCSVYVVSDKFIDSFNLLKNNDIYFINMQYSEEVIIDKHLIIIAIDNDEKIKEIIEHCNKYSKLYVVCKNAQYGNTIIPMQETFEDFHIAINTLNGNPTFARFLMQRFINNTKKYLDFYKYSQKIREKIKNSNNKELIKTIMNYLNSDKFYEAYTLIRNEDILNED; this is encoded by the coding sequence ATGCCTAAATATTTTGAAAAAAATATTTACTTAAGTAAACTATCATCAATATCTTTGATATCTCAAAAAGTTAAAGTATGCATAATTGGGGGAGGTAAGGCTGGCTATTTAAAAGCAAAAGGATTTGTAAAAAGGGGTTGTAGTGTATATGTTGTTTCTGATAAATTTATTGATAGCTTCAATCTATTAAAGAATAATGATATTTATTTTATAAATATGCAGTATTCAGAAGAAGTTATTATTGATAAACATTTAATTATTATTGCTATTGATAATGATGAAAAAATAAAAGAAATAATTGAGCATTGTAATAAGTACTCTAAACTTTATGTTGTGTGTAAGAATGCACAATATGGTAATACAATTATACCTATGCAAGAAACTTTTGAAGATTTTCACATTGCTATAAACACATTAAATGGGAATCCAACATTTGCAAGATTTCTTATGCAGAGATTTATAAATAATACTAAAAAGTATCTTGATTTTTATAAGTACTCTCAAAAAATAAGAGAAAAAATTAAAAATAGTAATAACAAAGAATTAATAAAGACAATAATGAACTATTTAAATAGTGATAAATTTTATGAAGCTTATACTTTAATTAGAAATGAGGATATTTTAAATGAAGATTAG
- the hemA gene encoding glutamyl-tRNA reductase, translating to MIALLGIDQNIPINIREKIYLSKSRINEFENILLKFDIEFLILQTCARTEIYLAFEDNFNINDIFNLFAFKEDIKPFIYIKKNIEVVEHLFKLISGINSLIIGEEQIVHQIKEAYNKAVLSKSIKTVLKRLFEQAFSVSKEFRSKCNFNRYPLSIGSIVSNDIQKRNIKRIMILGFGEISKMCFQHLNMNSIEKIYIGVRNLDNAKTFNELRSVEFFNIKDRKSFYEYVDAIISATSSPHPIIHKEDITDLKLVIYDLAFPRDVEDDIYSLKNIEVINIDDINKIDKENKNLREKVSSENSYIIEEAVSRFMMWYDFRIYREPINTFQESIKRLCEYSFYELLKKIQSENIKDNNKNQIIESIEYPVFTIYDRAIEVLKDEFKEGRGEECLNILKKIFT from the coding sequence ATGATAGCCCTTCTTGGTATTGACCAAAATATACCAATTAATATAAGAGAAAAAATATATCTATCAAAGAGTAGGATTAATGAATTTGAGAATATTTTACTTAAATTTGATATCGAATTCTTAATACTTCAAACTTGTGCAAGAACAGAAATATATTTAGCTTTTGAAGACAATTTTAATATAAATGATATTTTTAATTTATTTGCATTTAAAGAGGATATTAAGCCTTTCATATATATCAAAAAAAACATAGAGGTTGTTGAACATTTATTTAAATTAATTTCTGGGATTAACTCTTTAATTATTGGAGAAGAACAAATTGTACATCAGATAAAAGAAGCATATAATAAAGCTGTTTTAAGTAAAAGTATCAAAACAGTATTGAAAAGATTATTTGAACAAGCTTTTTCAGTTTCAAAAGAATTTAGAAGTAAATGTAATTTTAATAGGTATCCACTATCAATTGGAAGTATAGTATCAAATGATATTCAAAAAAGAAATATCAAAAGAATTATGATACTTGGTTTTGGCGAGATATCAAAAATGTGTTTTCAACATCTTAATATGAACTCAATAGAAAAGATATATATCGGAGTTAGGAATCTTGATAATGCAAAAACTTTTAATGAACTAAGAAGCGTTGAATTTTTTAATATTAAAGATAGAAAAAGTTTTTATGAATATGTTGATGCAATAATCTCGGCAACATCATCACCTCATCCAATTATTCATAAAGAGGACATAACCGACCTTAAACTTGTGATATATGATTTAGCATTTCCAAGGGATGTTGAAGATGATATATATAGTTTAAAAAATATAGAAGTAATTAATATTGATGATATAAATAAGATTGACAAAGAAAATAAAAATCTTCGCGAAAAAGTTTCATCGGAAAATTCATATATAATTGAAGAAGCTGTTAGTAGATTTATGATGTGGTATGATTTTAGAATATATAGAGAACCAATAAATACCTTTCAAGAATCTATTAAAAGGTTATGTGAATATAGTTTTTATGAATTATTAAAGAAAATACAATCAGAAAATATCAAAGATAATAATAAGAATCAAATTATTGAAAGTATTGAATACCCTGTGTTTACAATATATGACAGGGCTATAGAGGTTTTAAAAGATGAGTTTAAAGAAGGGCGTGGAGAAGAATGCCTAAATATTTTGAAAAAAATATTTACTTAA
- the larE gene encoding ATP-dependent sacrificial sulfur transferase LarE, producing MNTYEKFNFLKNYLSSLDGLIVAFSGGVDSSFLLKVAFDVLGDKVLAVTAISETFPQRELEKAKRFTQEYGIKHIVITTNELSIEGFSKNPVNRCYLCKKELFTKMFEVAKKNNITNIAEGSNYNDLDDYRPGLKAIEELKILSPLRQAKLTKDEIRFLSKEIGLNTWNLPSFACLSSRFPYGEEITKEKIEMIDKAEQFLINMGFSQVRVRYHGNIGRIEVKPEEMAILLNNDNCQKVYNYFKSLGFIYPVLDLKGYRTGSMNETLNLQKQGL from the coding sequence ATGAATACGTATGAAAAATTTAATTTTTTAAAAAATTACTTGTCTTCTCTTGATGGCCTTATTGTTGCTTTCTCTGGAGGAGTAGATTCGTCATTTTTACTTAAAGTTGCTTTTGATGTATTAGGTGATAAGGTTTTAGCAGTTACAGCCATATCAGAAACATTTCCTCAAAGGGAATTAGAAAAAGCTAAGAGATTTACTCAAGAATATGGGATTAAACATATTGTTATTACCACAAATGAATTAAGTATAGAGGGCTTTTCAAAAAATCCTGTTAATAGATGTTATTTGTGTAAAAAAGAGCTTTTTACAAAAATGTTTGAAGTAGCTAAAAAAAATAATATAACAAATATTGCTGAAGGCTCAAATTATAATGATTTGGACGATTATAGGCCAGGACTTAAAGCAATTGAAGAATTAAAAATCTTAAGCCCATTAAGACAAGCAAAGTTAACTAAAGATGAAATACGTTTTTTGTCAAAAGAAATTGGTTTAAATACTTGGAATTTACCATCTTTTGCTTGTCTTTCATCAAGATTTCCTTATGGTGAGGAAATTACAAAAGAAAAGATTGAAATGATTGATAAAGCTGAGCAATTTTTGATAAATATGGGCTTTAGTCAAGTTAGAGTAAGATATCATGGAAATATAGGAAGAATTGAAGTTAAACCTGAAGAGATGGCAATACTTTTAAACAATGATAACTGTCAAAAAGTATATAATTATTTTAAAAGCTTAGGATTTATATACCCTGTTCTTGATTTAAAAGGATATAGAACAGGAAGTATGAATGAAACATTAAATCTTCAGAAACAAGGCTTATAA